In Mercenaria mercenaria strain notata chromosome 13, MADL_Memer_1, whole genome shotgun sequence, the DNA window TGTAGAAAAATTTAACACTACACATTATACTAAACCTGCACCATTTTCACATCCAttcaggtaaaaaaaaattttgtccctGAAATACTGTCAGCCGTCAAAAAACCTTTGTTTTAAGGTTTATTTTTGCCAAAGTTATTTTAATGCACTCACATTCTGAAGGTTTTCAACCTAAAAGTAGTAAATGATGTATAATAATATTGTCTAATGAAATTTTGATTGCAGACTAAAATATACTAGGCCTTACCTCTACAGAAGACGCAGAAGCTGTAACATTGGTTCTCTGAGATGGAGTAGCCTGTAATGCAAACAATACACTGTTTATAAAATAAGGACTGTAATTATACCagtattgtttaattttgttgttagttttaaaattcttGAAGATTAAGGGATGATGGAGTCCATTAAATATCTgttaaaaaaatctacttttaagCCAGTGCTATATCGAGCGTCAAGGGGTGTTGCACACTTCATTAATTACTTCTCTgaaacagactaaatcaaactgagtctgctatcaCTTTGCTTGGATGCATccatgcttctaaaggatctccATATAGATTctaattttatatacatgaacaaaaaatatttaaacatatagcTGATTATTTTACTGCAGTGTTAAGGTAACATCTAACATAATGAGATACAATAACCAGAAAATTCATagttttggatattatttgattaatttggcataaatcaatgaggaattaaatcccctttcaatacatgtaagttttatttgaatttatggctaatttgtgaaataatcagcatttaaacctgtagcatgtaaagcgttggcagcgacagaaatttcatcagaaattgcttccactattttggtctttcgagtgtttgacacgagtggggatattgcccatatgaaaaaattttctcattatttcctagaatcgcgtcaaattagttggacttgGCCAGAGGCAGAGTAGACATACTCATGATACTGTTgccgagtggctgctttttaattgcTGACATTTGCAGCCACCCCGACATGACTAAAGATGTCAAAAACCCGGTGGATGTAATCTGCTTGCTTTACAAAATatgttacagtttgaccgtcacaatataaaaaaactgtatgtgtcggattagttcgactgcTGTGGTCGATATACTCCACCCactaaattttcatatttgttaaTTTTGCTTTCAGTATTTCAACTTAACTTTAGAGATATAAATTCTTTTAAAGATAAAGTCGATGGAAAAATAACGTCGGATATAATATACTCTACTTAGGTTACCTCACCTGCGGTAAAACTCTCAGATTTTTAAGAAGTTTTTGAAGCTGAATTGAACGCCGTATGGACGCAGCCATGTTTGCCCTTGACCTTTATAAGGATAAACAACGAACACATCCAATTGTTGGAGCCATCTGTCAAATTGGAAGAAAAATAAGGTATCTTACAAATAGTTTCTTTCAAAGGCAAATGCAGAAAAATATTGGTAGAGACATACATTAAACTGACGAAGAATGTTTTAGTTTTAAGCAAACACATTGTCACCATTTTCCAGTACTGCAATATTCAGATAATAAGTCATCTATGTTGGATTAACTATTGCtgctttttcaaagtttttgtgCATTTCAGAATGACAAGAATGTAAGATAAAGCATCAGCTGTGTAGACCTTGATTGGTTACTATATTGTTTTGATGTACAGACAACTGAGATACTAACATGTCCAATTTCTGTAAggtatgggtttttttttgtttttttttgacagttcTTAAATTTTTCAATGGTCCTAGAGTTTATGATATAAATTCAAGATAATTTATATTATCTGATGTATCTAATTTATCATTTACTGTTAGTTTATCTGATATATCACTTGAGTACTATTTTATTAGTGAGCATTATTTCCTGTCTTGATGTCAAGATAAGTTATGATCTTCTTTTGATAAGTAGCTACCCTGTCTTTGACTTTGGAATGATCCTATCACATAAAAAAGAAGGGTCAATTTCCAGAAAAGTTCCAGCCGGTCTAAATTCAGACAAGGAACTGTGTCTTTTACATATCTTAAATGTTTAGGACTTGCTAATTTCTATTTTCCACCCTTTGTTTACAGTAAATGTGTAGTTGTGTTATAAACTAGAAGATGAGGGTATACATATAAGCATGTCAGAAGTTTGattcatttgtatttatatacagGAATGTTCCATAATGATCTTTGAACTTTTTATAAGTTCCTTGTCAAAGTGGTATGTTTTTGAGATTTCTGTTATTAtgtaagcagtattcaatttcgTAAAGTTTTAGACACATTACAGATTTAGACTAATAattgttttaacagtatttttaaaattgatgcAGAAAGCTTCGCATGTCTGACCATGTATGGTACTTTTCCCCCTGAGCTGCTCATATTACTATCATTTCAGTTTTCATACTGAGAAATCATTAGTATtagtgggggactaattttcgagGATTTCTTGactgagtcaatccacaaaatttaatcccatcaaacaagtaaaattcccattcattttttttccaaaagttaaaatccacatGAATATTCTCTTTGACAAAAAGCAATATGAAACAGATTCTTGTGGGAAAGTGGTTGTTTATTGAAATATAGAGCGTAATATCAGTATTTAATGAAATCCAACGGTCAGTTTGATTTAACAAAATACTGTAGAAAGATGTTGTCAAaagaatattattaaataaatcagTAGCTGCttaatttgacttttgaccatAATTAAGATCTTACtgataaaaaattatacattgtGACAAAGGCTGTGAGAACAATATTACTTATTTCTGCTGATaagaaatttataatatatttactgCAGATAAGAAATTTATGACTTTCATACAGCTGATAAGTAATTTATGACTTCTTTACTGCTGATAAGAAATTTATGACTTCTTTACTGCTGATAAGAAATTAAAAAACTGTAGGTTATAAATTTATAGTGACATCCTGTTGATGGTTAAAATCTTGATGCATTTAGATCCAGGTCAAGATTGCCTATCATTGGcagataaatattttcaaatcggaATGAAATCATTTTCAGATCTGATGCAAGATGGAATATCATGGTTTATTAAATAGCCATGTCCTTACTGCGATGAAGAAGAGAGACGTGGAGAAAGTGCAGAAGCTTTTACTGATGCCAAACTTTGACCTCAACTATTCATCCAAGAAGAAAATCACACCATTGATACTTGCAGCAAAACTAGGTTAGTTTTTTAATGATATAAAGAACGCAATTTTTTTAAGAGACTCAAGACCtttgttaaaaatgataaatgttgttCTCTGGTATGTTTACCATAGGTTTAGATATTTGACTAATATTGTAGAAAGTATTACTGAATCCATGAtcttgattacctccctttgtggtTTTAACTGTATAACTTCATGTATAGTGGTTTTCTAACCATTACATgaattatgtttattttctatttggacatctactttatttttttaacatattatttaaactaaaagcttatagaactatttcttaaattatttctttaagttaTTTACAGTGTTCCTTCTTCTTTGCAATTTGCATACATTGTAATCAGTGTTACATAATGGTGAACATAAACATGATTTACCCATTTATGAGttcattttcaaacatttctCTATTAGTTTGTACAAAATACTGATGCAATATTAATATACTGATCATGTTTCAGGTCTATTCAGTATATGTGAGAAGTTGGTTTCTTTGAAGGTTGACCTTTCTTGCTCTGATCTGGATGGACGGACAGCATTACACCGTGCTAGTTACCATGGTTACGCAGACATTGTTAATTTATTGATAAAAGCAGGATGCTACGTAAACACAGTAAGTTAGTTTCTGCATCATAAAAATTGTCATTATAAACCAGAAAGTAAATGTGGAATTCTTGGAAGCATAAAGCACATCATACACAGAAGAGGAACCAAACTGAATTCATGCATATACCACTTTTTAAACTGACAATGTAAATGAAGAATTTTGTATGACTCTGTCAGACTGATGGAACAAgtaaaaaatgctcatttttgtaTAAAGTAAAAATCTCAATGATCGTATTGAAAGTTATTTGAGACAAAGTGTATAATAATATGTTATGTTTTCAGTAGGACTTAATATAGCTGAAGGAAAACAGAATAGGTTCTtgcaaagttacaaaagaaaataacaaaaatgcttGAACTGAATAGTTTACTGTTTACTGGTATTCCACTAAAAGACATCAACAGTAAATACGAGGTGCTGGAATGACAGGGTAGTGTTAGAGGATAGATGTGCTTTAATTAACATGTCATCATTCATTCTGAGGTTAACATTAGGGTTTTTACATAGTTCATTTTGAGGGATGAACAAAAAACTGTTGtaagtttttctttaaattcagTGAGTTTCAACAgcttttagctccactattcaggaaataggggtgctattctacttgccccggcatcggcgtgagctttcttggttaaagtttttcggcaacctttgtttttctttgttactattgcttatatcttactgtaacttcacattaacaatgttcagcatgcaaacaaagtatatgcaggggctgggcccattatacccaaggtcagggtcaccaaggtgttatacttaagttatttttaaatttaaagttttttgggaacctttgtttttctgtcatatctttgttacttaacaaataatcaaggccttcgagtggtttatcgtctgatttgccacggttcagagtttggatgcgtaggaattgaaccacaagggcgttagcccgagtggttaaatactgaagcatctgaacgatgaaccgtggttaattagacgataaatcacaaaaaggccttgattgttttcattctgacatgctcattgatatattttaataaatattatgctggacttcatttaatTGAGGAGTAATGTAGCGGACATCATGCACcagtttgacgtcataattgacgtcataatgctctcttaccggtccgcgcgtcaaccgttgtttatcgcagaatatacagagcttgattttcttctttgtttaactggaaatcaaatcgagctaTGTTAGAATGTTGCTTCTAtctatattttcatgttaaatttttccaaaagctttgtttatagacatatctttgttactttaaaagataatgacttgaaattaaaaagtttaacgtttctttattatcatcatctgcatgtgtgattacaatccccataactctaattgtatttttgacagaattatgcccctttcaaagtagaggtctcttattgagacataaattcattttacaaattgccgaatagtggagtgcgctgtcttatggacagctcttgcaACATGTTCTTTTTGCCCTTGTTTTCTCATTTGTAAGTTTTGAAGTCTTTAAGCAGCATGACTGTTGCACCATTCTATAGTCTAACTGAAAAATGAATTGTCTTTAAGGTTAACCTCGAAGGTGATCTCTCTCTTCATGAGGCAGTTTCAAATGGCAATGTTCAAACAGTAGAGGCACTGTTGACGGCAGGAAGTGACATCAACAGACCTAATCAGGTGACGGGAAGTACACCTTTAGACCTTTCTGTACTTCATGAGAGAGCAGACATTGTCAGTACATTGTTGCAAGGTGGTGCTAATGTTCATAGGTAAATAAaccattgattttattttctttgtaggAAATTGCTAGAATCAGTGTTAACTCAGTAACTTTTGGATTTGGTACATGATACAGCAGTATATTTTCGAATGCTATACAACACACAAGAAAGTTACTTTTTTGATGGTAGATGAAAGAAATCTTCAACAGTTAcaatatgcaaaattattttttaaagtagcTCCTAGCTAAAAGTATTTCCACAGTGCTCTACAAAACACAAAGATATGGAaatcatttaatgttttgatactttACATCAACATCATTGTGTCCACACAGTTGTTGATGTTCCATAAGCTTAAACATTCCATATGGTTCATACAGAACTTCAGAGGAAGAGTTGAAATACTTTTCAAGTTCTTTTATTAAATTAGGACTAACTCTTGGCATCATGACATTATTAAATAGTTATCTGCTTACAGATAATACTCCCAATATCTACATGTCTATCACTGTGTATACTATACCCAAATGGGTTATATTTTCTTTAAGGTGTAGCAACTATTTACTACTGAAAATTCTATTTACACCAGTTTCTGACCTGTTACCATTGTGGAGAATATGGTTCTTACAAAAGATCTTAGCACTTGCATCCAATAATGAATGATGAAGAGATGCCAATAATTTTGTCACACTGGGAACAAATACACTTAGTTCTGTCAGTTTTAAAGGGTTAAACATTGGCTTATAGTCTTCAGTGGTCTCCTATTTATTTGGGGTTCTACTGTTTACCACTAAGGTGGCACTAAGGGGGTGCAAAGGTCAGTTAAAGAGTCACTAAGGACCACTAGGGAGGCATTAAAAGctattaaagtggaattatgtgcatttttcaagtaaaagtcaagcttaaatagatgtgcacgtaaaaaggatggaggaaattatagcttttaacccaacataccaaactcttcctgttaccagtacaaaataataagtttccaaatatgacttttcttattttgactggggcagtctttttaaaaaacgtcaaaatgcaagcaggagttgcttcccttctacttcagaaatttcaattttcaggtaagggagatcattgcgcagaagattgaaaaagatatctattattttatccgtccgatttctttatttttaaagcatcaacttcaaatactaatgcggcattatcgttaatttaacacatctaaatgcacagcaaccgaaaattgcttttatagaacactcacccaaaacacactatatgcagtattagatgcgcaaaatgccactttaaagagtggttaaaaatattacaattattttaaatagtGCATTATGGGAGTTTAATTCTAGGCTTTGGTTCATTCAGGACCACTAATGAGCCACAAAGGGGTCTCTGAGGACATAGTTCACTTAGTAGTCCTTAGTGGTGAATTGTAGAACTGATTAATTGGAGTATACACATCCGTTTTCCTTACTGGTTTTATTAACAATTAATTCACTTAAACCAGATAAAAATTTGCAAGTAATTGTGTCAttctaatttaaaacaaacatggaAATTCACAAAATCAATGTTACAGTAGAAATAGCACACTGTGTTAATCTGGTTTAAATACCGTCGGGCAAAGCATAATAGCCTATAGGCTAATAAAACATCCCCCCTCCCATGTTTTGTGAATAATATTTAAATAAGTTTTCCGATCTAGCCAAGTTCATGACAGAATGTTCATAAGAACTACTATTGaattcaagtactttttagctcgactatacaatgtatggagagctatcctacttgatcGGGCATCGGCATCTTTCTGCATCCGCACCTTGgataaagttttggtgcactttatctttgtttttacttgattgatttgttcaacatcatcacccacatcatacggcacaagggtcataactcttgcaccaatatttcattaattatcctccctttttacttagaatttcaggttaaagttttggtgcacttcactttatctcagttattactaaatggatttgattcaaactttaaatagttgtttaccatcatcacctacatcatatgacacaaggtccacaactctggtaccaattttccatgaactatgccccctttttacttagaattttatgttaattttgatgcattttctgttatttcagaaaggCATAATCATCACCTActtcatttgacacaagggccataactgtgacatcggtattttatgagttatccccctttttacttaaaagtCAGGATAAAGTTTTTatgcagtttcactctatctctgttataaccAAACAGAATTGATTCAAACAGTTGTACCaaatcatcatccacatcatgaaACAAGCAccaaattttttaattattccccGTTTTGCTTaagatttcaggttaaagttttgatgcactttcattttatctctgtaattaccaaatggctttgattcaaacttagaatagctGTACCACAACTTCACCCACATTATttgatacaagggccataactcttgcaccaatatttcatgaattatgacccctttttactaagaatttcatgttaattgtggtgcactttcactatatctttgtcataactttatgaatttgattaaaacttaaattagtttttccaaatcatcatcatcatcatcatcatatgatAAAAGGTCCGTAACTCGGTAATTTTATGAGTTTTATCCCCATTTTACTAAGAATTTCgtcacatttgagtcattaaacactccagtgacaggtacagcttcctcagatgttcccaatttcactatccagcatcaaaatagtcaagcgcgctgtctcctgtgacagctgttgttaGTCTTTGTTAACCCTGTTTAATCACAATACCAATATTTTTTGCTTCAAAAAGTCCAGTGCAGGAGAAACAGCCCTACATTTTGCTGTACAAGTAGGCTCAGTGAAAATAATAGAGGAGCTGCTTGGGGCTGGAGCTGACATAAACTGTGTGAATAATCTCGGGGAAACACCTCTTGCACTTGCAGTTCAGGAGAAGAAATTGAAGATTGTGAAATATTTAGTGGAAGCCGGGTGTAAGTTAGATCATTCCGAGTATCTGTCACCGCTGTATATTGCTTGTCGACAAAACAGTCAGAATATTATCTGTTATTTATTATCAGAAGGATTCAATTTAAGTCAAGACAGGTGGATTATGAGATATACCTACTTAAAACTAGAAGAATCTAATCCAGAATTACTGGCATACGTGTTCCACAGGTGTGAAAACCCGTTAACATTAAAAGAGATTTGTCGTAGTAACATACGAAGAGCATTACAACCAAGATTGAAAGAAAAAATCACACATCTTAAGTTGCCAAAGTCTGTCAAGCAGTGGGTCGCCAGtgatataatctatattttctgACTTTCTTTAAGTgccaaattttacaatttttgtgtatttgttttgacaaaactcTTGTTTTAGTTTTTAGTGACTTTTGTTACTCGCCTTGAAAATGTATGTTTAAGCTTGCATTTGTTAATGGTTCAGTTGATCTTGTGAGATTCAGTTATACTGACTGTTTCagattattttaatgtatttaactGTTACTTTATTTGAAAGTTTCTCTAACATAAATGTCttaaaagtttttgaaagatttttgttATATGAATTGTTTACAGGTTTTCTTGCCATAATATTTAACAgtgtaaaagttttacatgcacaCTTCTCTAGTcattagttttagttttattttctcaTTGTGTAGGTTTTCATTGTGTTGAGAGATTTGTGATGCTAGATAGTCGGTAACGCCAAACCAGGGTTTTGCTCAATTTTAAACCATTGTGTCTTTGAGTCTGGAGATTTATTGTATATTCCAAGAAAATTCAGAGTTAAACATTCAGTATAACGTACCTCAGTGGTCACTTATTAAGCAGCAAGTTAGCTAACTTCCCAATTGACTTTTTGCTCTTATTTCAACTTGTCTCAAGTAgccacctgcattaagcagccacatCGTGTCACTCACTTGGCTAACTGCTTAAAAGTTTATTTGTGCATGTAAAGATTTACCAGGAAAGTATTTATATTTGATAACATGCTGATACTTTCACTGGCTTCAAGTATATAATTCCATAAACCTTTgacttttacatttcttttgaaaTCCAGTAAGTTATTGCTTAAGGTTTTACTCTAGCGATATTTTTTTTGTAGCAGAATTAAACAGATATTGCTgaatttttaaccaaaatcaaGATATTGTTGTTTTTAACCAACATCACTGGAAACCAATTTAAAGATTTTGACACTGTTGTGAAAATGACGTACTTTGATGCTGGTACAACATATGTTTTCTTTGTTGACAAGAACTCTGACAATGCATCTCAGAGTTATGATTTCCTAATCATGTacgtttgtatttattttttcattgctTATTGTGTTTTTATGGCTCgttattttacttcttttctcAGATGgtatttgtaaaaagaaatttgaaaataaaaaggtaTTACTGGCATGTTATAGTGAAAACTTTTTTGTAAAGATGGTAAAACAAACCGTAATaactaatacaaaaaaaataggggtcatctacttcataaccCTAATCATgctataaaattttaatgttctgggtcaaatggatCTCAAATTATGAAGCAGAAACCGTTTCCAAGTTTAAGGGCCCTgtttccttgacctttgatttactgaTCCCAAAAACTATAGGGATCATCTTTATGAGCCAAGTCATgctaagtttgaaggttctgagtcaagtggttctggagttattaagcagaaattaatttcaatgttcaggcccctgtgaccattaCATTTGACCCCTAACGTGCTTGGGTTATCTACTTGATGAGCcaaatcatgctaccaagttcgAATGTTCTGAATCAAGTAGTTTCCAGGTTATTGAGTGGAAATTGTTCGCTCCATCAACAGACAGGCATACTGACCGACACAACCAACacgtgcaaagcaatataccccacttcttcgaaggagggcatgaatatatttatagttaagcACGTGTGAGATCTTTGGTATGTAAAGTAAGACTGTTTTAAAATCTATCAATTTTCAGACacaagatgtaataaaatgtagCAAGTAAATCTTCAGAAAGTACTCAAGTGCATTAAACTTGCACCAGAATTACCTGGAAAGCAATAAAAAGAACACATAAGAGCaagtcttgtttattttttgaagtcttttgtacttaatttttaATAACGTAAAATGGAGTTTGATACATCAGTATAGCTATCCTATGATACAGAATGGTAAACAAATGAAGTGAAGTAAGTGGTTATTGGCTTGATGAAACTTATACTGGCACCAAGACATAAAGCCCTTGTGCTACTGTATAAGTTTAGGAGAGTTTAAATAACTACCTAAGCAAGTCACTGGTATTTCATGAGTTATTTATTATGTACCTAAATATGACTTTCCATTTACCGTCACAACACCAGTTGAGCCAATAACCGATTACTATGCATGCTTCCGGCTAATAGCATGGCTTACAGGATTCTGTCCTGTACAAttctgttactatttatagtaattaaggtatataataacaaaacataatgttctataataatttccaaaaatataaatttggtataaacACAAAACAAGTCTGGAGatgcatttttaaataaattttcgtATGGGTCAGACAGATTTTTGATACAAATGTCATGAAAATCTATTGACTAAAACAGTTTTAACCCAAACTACATCATCTCAAAACGAATGTATCGTACATGTGAAAATATCCTATGATATTTTTATGAATGTTCTAAGACATTTCATTGATTGAAAGAACTATGTAATTTTCCAATAcatttgacatatatacatgtatatcatttaatGAACACTCATAATTAAAAGAAACAGAATCTTATGcatttcttgtacatgtatggcAAGTAAGACAATTGCAAATATACACTAGAAAGAAAAATGCTGAATTTGGATCAATTTAATGTAGCAATAAAGTATGATTATATTCAATAAAGAGCAAGGTGTAAAtcatagcaaaacaaaataataaatcctGAGATATTATATACAGTTACTCTTTCAAATTCAGAGTTTTCAACCAAATTCAGAGTTATTTTTCCAACTTCatagaaattttaacaaattcagattattttgccaaattcaagagttattttgccaaattcatagttattttaacaaattcagaGTATTTTGGCAAATTCATAGTTTATTTGCCAGATTCAAAGTTATTTTGCCAAATTCAGATCATTTTTCTTTGTCATTTATGAATATCATGACTAACGGTTTTTAGAAACAACAGTATATAATGTATGCGACACAATTTGATAAATCACATTTgactcaatttttcattaaatgttcagAATTCAGGGGAAAGATCCAAGGATTGCTGCAACATTCATGAAAATAGTTTCATAATGTACTGGTAGCTTGCCAACCTCCTGTGACAAAAAAaggagatctcgtttaccggaagtggcgctttctccaagcgccattttgtatgcgaaagcaattattcatcggtaaaataattatcaccgtatgaccacgcttctttcgatggcaaaaaaaaaacatgtacttcgtgtcttaagaccatttcaaattaaactaattttgttttagaagctaacatgtattttaaatgtagttttaaaggtacaaattgtaactccatgctcgccgatgtttgtttttagtaagataacgccgaatcacgctctgacacgagctcacgtgagattacagccagttgccattctgtgtattttatacttctttgtactAACTGCAGATCTACATTAATACATTTACTGtaacaacttttttaaaatatacctcAAAGGGTTGGCAATATTGCTTTTTTAATTGTCAAAACATCTCAATTTGTTAATCATTATTGTAAAGAATAACGAAAAACAATACGATAATTTTTGGAACATATAATTTTGAATAGTCACAATTTTGCctggattcatatgaaacttgcaGAATACCATAGTTATAACATAGATAAATTATGTTAATTAAGGTAAAAAGTTTCGTGCctgtttcaaaatacatgtaccttcaaaattcagaaaattacTACATTGTACTACCATcttctatatatattatattgggAACTTAcaaaatgaagaagaaattcaGGAAAACTGTATCATGAATCAAAAAAGTAGATAATGAacagtaaaaaagaaataaatatacaattattttagtCTTTGGCAAGTTCTGCTTGTCTGTAAACAAGCTCTTGTTATAGAAAA includes these proteins:
- the LOC123528695 gene encoding ankyrin repeat domain-containing protein 6-like, which produces MEYHGLLNSHVLTAMKKRDVEKVQKLLLMPNFDLNYSSKKKITPLILAAKLGLFSICEKLVSLKVDLSCSDLDGRTALHRASYHGYADIVNLLIKAGCYVNTVNLEGDLSLHEAVSNGNVQTVEALLTAGSDINRPNQVTGSTPLDLSVLHERADIVSTLLQGGANVHRKSSAGETALHFAVQVGSVKIIEELLGAGADINCVNNLGETPLALAVQEKKLKIVKYLVEAGCKLDHSEYLSPLYIACRQNSQNIICYLLSEGFNLSQDRWIMRYTYLKLEESNPELLAYVFHRCENPLTLKEICRSNIRRALQPRLKEKITHLKLPKSVKQWVASDIIYIF